A part of Candidatus Electrothrix aestuarii genomic DNA contains:
- a CDS encoding RHS repeat-associated core domain-containing protein translates to MYQKKYRHILFILFTVLLSCSGSTGFSLAASSGNAIEKKMDLTLPKEVLTSGSPFMMMMDSRGHKRVITYNKQPKKKLSEIHSETFKADTMAVYAADSTMALTDVASAAASALPSERIFKTGGDYQQKIVGEHQILEVTVKDENDNAVPNTQVVFQVAKGGGTLVGASTEPLTVTTDIDGKASAELILGIHTADNPIGWVEAGLNTQQVGLNVVECWPASIPSYKTIFSAYGIPGEPYAIKLHTEINDASSMVVNVLEFADISFVSVVDENENPISNLSVSINAGDILSLGDEGCDVENIDDRPALVLPVETRDEPPPYAYEQYYNQYAGNPLILTSNYTPTPFITYAGGVPYSQYNIDLTVSGYQLQESFSFKTMGRINYYYGDLGNCSGYDAPGSRQWWSVYGSHKQNADDEIELFYWFYEFIEEDQVVEQCGDCYDIVGNTTYRTGTTYANLTVTRTDTNPDEILESEASEYGHVFKTTVNLGDSSVTPSIIFTFWRFLKLRESTGTGCYCTTTYYTSAGRGDSDPVTPFSITIDPTTTVAVDGDGVNLCDTEVPFFITPESYQPDVIYLNLYEEGSPFATIPVDPQTAASPVIPREMDFDLSKSYTADISIELYDTYGEYKVFSSNQTALDLSQEDPIDYLYIENLKEKIPVMQGEHVTIQAQTSPEELVNDLEWSIVARHPYDEKQKINAEIDPTTGVLTVFEDSGNGTVTVRASYSGCVYKDAEVPVGCQECSEGYCPMVTEGSNSNRLGSVEFAISLGKTTDGNPAGTLLLRSETVSAQLYSPEALYLSSLVKDNEVLYDGNDALRQILTAKTFVDITTENEYRYTVSLYRPDDIAGQVDGLYTLNPAAVPFVSFQIENPDMLPTVSERLRITETRGSNSSVTEYFNDKDTGAWTLSEANGERITERSEQVVGDTIVRRETVKNGSGQISAVYERTYKKFPWGEELLSQADDPDGDNLVTTFTYYEDSNDSGSYSKLQSVENPDGSWEYYEYDSQGRITSQYSSWLDLDISQRANARVTSYNYDSTILSGDAKRDEDKSQPRIITEKIGGIVTSLRYAVYSTESGGKKEIHETAISQSASYGSASNLRTVTVYYPEDSSVSSGRLKSVLSPDGQFSAQIYEAGNFDPATQVFTPGSGSYERVTVTHGTESSPAGIALKTTKEESITDSLGNGVFQRTLIFDGGAYQPVSWTAQEFDEFGRVVSRTASDGTETSTDWSCCVKNYETDAAGVTTNFTHYDGLHRLLISTREAEQGDIITNYSYDASGRRLSETVTSGSLSLGSSSTYDLSGRITSRTDSRNLTTGYGYTSGGRITTETRPGNITEITETYWDGRTKSVIGSGVVPRFYTYGVNSDGSTWTQVHSGSVASPVWEKTTTDLAGRTVKTEKPGYLGTETIASFYNDKGQLWKTSTLGLADTLYVYDEVGNRTRSGLDIDSSGALETASDDRISGSETMYTLYDGEWWIEETRSIFAESGSSTETVTGRTRTRLTGLGVGNLVSETMSEDIHSNETVSSRYINRTSHTITEITDYPDSDTDAVQESIYGLLKSSTDKSGITTTFQYDALERRTGVTDPRTGQSITHYNALGQVDYTEDAATKRTEYGYDPITGRKSSVTDAENRTVYFLYDDLDRVTHTWGATSPVRYEYDGYGRMDTMYTWRSGGEGWDTPLWPSANDPLADITRWHYHEATGLLESKEDAQHHQTLYSYIENGKLYTRTWARNSASLVTTYSYDFNTGELTGIDYSDTTPDIGFTYYRTGQRHTVDDAVGTRTFVYTPELQPDTETITGLISRTITRSYETTGVIGRNTGFNTDSSYAVIYGYDSTGRFGGVSWNVGTHSDTVQYGYEPNSHLLKSATFGTGASTGYSYETHRNLKTSVLNKYNTATISQYDYTHDDIGRRKTMTTSGDAFSISLPVPPDQKLINTGTYTSVGYTANDLNQYSEVNTDGSVVNPAYDDDGGLTDDGAFTYTWNGENRLIAVTPKNPAVGDKKLEFLYDYMGRRARKITTAWDGSTWQSDETRFFVYDGWNMIEELDGTGATTASYVHGLDLSQSIQGAGGIGGILARVDHGASKAHVYLYDANGNVGQLLDNSNGSVAAAYEYAPFGGLTSAMGSYAEVNPFRFSTKYADDVAGLYYYGYRYYSPELGRWLSRDPIKEDGGVNLYGFVGNDGVNRFDLLGKKDYWIGGGGDKYSLLGFGPTNLMRKLVIGPYGKSFPLKDVYGGYEEVADIVTDIEQRYKEKPCEPINLIGHSYGGAAAIDIAAKLKSKKIKVNVLITLDPVAAIPRSNPDNYEIWVNVYQDQTLVDIVATIPLVGQALGSIGSLLAMPFESHDISDSIATTGSQLGSQSGAINIERGYHHGEAHKFFLDALKKIPTEIRQRTVMPSNK, encoded by the coding sequence ATGTACCAGAAAAAATATCGCCATATCCTGTTCATCCTTTTTACAGTCCTCCTTTCCTGTTCCGGGTCAACCGGGTTCTCCCTTGCCGCATCATCAGGTAATGCCATTGAAAAAAAGATGGATCTGACTTTGCCCAAAGAAGTGCTGACCTCTGGTAGCCCTTTCATGATGATGATGGACAGTCGAGGGCATAAGCGAGTCATTACGTACAACAAACAACCGAAGAAGAAACTGTCTGAAATTCATTCAGAAACTTTTAAAGCAGACACTATGGCGGTATATGCCGCTGATTCCACGATGGCGTTAACTGACGTAGCCAGTGCAGCAGCTTCCGCTCTGCCATCGGAGCGGATTTTCAAGACAGGAGGGGACTATCAGCAAAAGATCGTCGGGGAACATCAAATATTGGAAGTTACTGTCAAGGATGAAAATGACAATGCCGTTCCTAACACACAGGTTGTCTTTCAAGTTGCTAAGGGCGGTGGAACCCTTGTTGGCGCTTCAACAGAACCACTTACCGTTACTACCGACATTGATGGCAAAGCGTCTGCTGAACTTATTCTCGGAATCCATACCGCAGACAATCCGATTGGCTGGGTTGAAGCCGGTCTGAATACGCAGCAGGTCGGGCTCAATGTTGTTGAGTGCTGGCCTGCGAGTATTCCTTCGTATAAGACGATATTTTCTGCTTATGGAATTCCTGGCGAACCGTATGCAATCAAGCTGCATACAGAAATTAATGATGCAAGCTCTATGGTCGTGAACGTCCTTGAGTTTGCCGACATCAGTTTTGTTTCTGTTGTTGATGAAAATGAGAATCCTATATCCAACCTGTCTGTTTCGATAAATGCCGGAGATATTCTCTCATTGGGTGATGAAGGATGTGATGTCGAGAATATTGATGACAGACCGGCATTGGTTCTTCCCGTTGAAACGCGCGATGAGCCTCCCCCCTATGCTTATGAGCAGTATTATAATCAATACGCCGGAAATCCACTCATCCTGACATCAAACTATACTCCCACTCCATTTATCACATACGCAGGTGGCGTTCCATATTCACAATACAATATCGATCTGACTGTCAGCGGGTATCAGCTGCAGGAATCATTTTCTTTTAAAACGATGGGGAGAATTAATTATTACTACGGAGATTTAGGGAATTGCTCCGGGTACGATGCACCCGGAAGCAGGCAGTGGTGGAGTGTTTACGGTTCACATAAACAGAATGCCGATGATGAAATTGAATTATTTTATTGGTTTTATGAATTTATAGAAGAAGATCAGGTCGTTGAGCAATGTGGCGATTGCTATGACATTGTTGGAAATACAACCTATCGGACAGGAACAACATATGCCAATCTCACTGTTACTCGTACTGATACAAATCCTGATGAAATACTTGAATCGGAAGCTTCTGAGTATGGCCATGTGTTTAAAACTACAGTGAATCTCGGCGATTCGTCAGTTACCCCATCGATTATTTTCACTTTCTGGAGATTCTTAAAATTAAGAGAGTCGACAGGAACCGGCTGTTATTGCACAACTACTTATTATACTTCTGCCGGAAGAGGTGACTCAGACCCTGTAACTCCTTTCTCAATAACAATTGATCCGACAACAACTGTTGCTGTGGATGGAGATGGGGTAAATCTGTGCGATACAGAAGTGCCGTTTTTCATTACTCCGGAAAGTTATCAGCCTGATGTAATATATTTAAACCTTTATGAAGAAGGGAGTCCTTTTGCGACAATTCCCGTTGACCCTCAGACAGCTGCGTCTCCGGTAATTCCCCGAGAAATGGACTTTGATCTGTCTAAAAGCTATACTGCCGATATCAGTATAGAGTTATATGATACCTATGGGGAATATAAAGTTTTTTCCAGCAACCAAACGGCTCTTGATCTCAGTCAGGAAGACCCCATAGACTACCTCTACATCGAAAACCTGAAAGAAAAAATCCCTGTCATGCAGGGAGAACATGTGACCATTCAGGCGCAGACCTCCCCAGAAGAACTGGTGAATGACCTGGAGTGGTCTATTGTCGCAAGGCATCCCTATGATGAAAAACAAAAAATTAATGCGGAAATAGACCCGACTACCGGTGTACTGACTGTTTTTGAAGATTCTGGCAACGGTACTGTAACAGTAAGAGCCTCCTACAGCGGCTGTGTGTACAAAGATGCAGAGGTGCCGGTGGGATGTCAGGAATGCAGTGAAGGCTATTGCCCTATGGTGACAGAAGGCAGCAACAGCAACAGGCTGGGTAGTGTGGAGTTTGCCATATCCCTGGGAAAAACCACGGATGGTAATCCCGCAGGTACTCTGCTTCTCCGCTCCGAAACCGTTTCAGCTCAGCTCTATTCCCCGGAAGCACTGTATCTTTCTTCCCTCGTAAAAGACAACGAGGTGCTGTATGACGGAAATGATGCCCTGCGTCAGATCCTGACAGCTAAGACCTTTGTCGATATAACCACGGAAAACGAATACCGGTACACAGTCAGCCTGTATCGTCCCGATGACATAGCGGGACAGGTCGACGGGCTGTACACCCTGAATCCCGCCGCAGTCCCCTTTGTCTCCTTTCAGATTGAAAATCCGGATATGCTGCCGACAGTGAGCGAGCGGCTGCGGATTACCGAAACCCGTGGAAGTAATTCTTCAGTTACAGAATATTTCAACGATAAAGACACCGGAGCATGGACTCTGAGCGAAGCAAATGGTGAGCGGATAACCGAACGGAGCGAACAGGTTGTTGGCGACACCATTGTTCGTCGGGAGACCGTGAAAAATGGTTCAGGTCAAATCTCCGCCGTTTATGAACGAACCTATAAAAAATTTCCCTGGGGAGAGGAACTGCTCAGTCAGGCGGATGACCCCGACGGTGACAATCTGGTCACGACCTTTACCTATTACGAGGACAGTAATGATTCAGGCAGTTATTCGAAGCTGCAATCTGTCGAAAATCCAGATGGTTCCTGGGAGTATTACGAATATGACAGCCAAGGCCGGATTACCTCCCAATATTCGAGCTGGCTGGATCTGGATATCAGCCAGAGGGCCAATGCCCGTGTTACAAGCTACAACTACGATTCGACTATCTTGTCCGGCGATGCAAAACGTGATGAAGATAAAAGCCAACCCAGAATTATTACGGAAAAAATCGGCGGTATTGTCACCTCTCTGCGATATGCGGTCTATTCTACTGAATCAGGCGGTAAGAAGGAAATCCATGAGACCGCAATCAGTCAAAGTGCCAGCTACGGCAGCGCCAGCAATCTGCGGACTGTTACTGTCTATTATCCTGAGGACAGCAGCGTGTCCTCGGGTCGGTTGAAATCGGTACTTTCTCCTGACGGTCAATTCAGTGCTCAGATATATGAAGCTGGCAACTTTGATCCGGCAACGCAGGTTTTTACACCGGGCAGCGGCAGCTATGAACGGGTCACGGTAACCCACGGAACAGAAAGCTCGCCTGCGGGCATCGCTCTGAAGACGACCAAAGAAGAAAGCATCACCGACAGTCTGGGCAACGGGGTATTTCAGCGCACCCTGATCTTTGATGGAGGCGCTTATCAGCCGGTGAGCTGGACAGCCCAGGAATTTGATGAATTTGGCCGGGTGGTTTCCCGGACCGCCTCCGACGGGACTGAAACCTCTACAGATTGGTCCTGTTGCGTGAAAAATTATGAAACCGACGCAGCCGGAGTAACAACGAACTTTACCCACTATGACGGCCTGCATCGTCTCCTGATCAGCACTCGTGAAGCTGAACAGGGTGATATTATCACCAATTACAGCTATGATGCGTCCGGCAGGCGGCTTTCCGAAACTGTCACGTCCGGCAGTCTCAGCCTGGGCAGTTCCAGTACATACGATCTGTCCGGCAGAATCACCAGCCGGACCGACAGCAGGAATCTGACCACGGGCTACGGTTACACCTCAGGAGGACGAATAACCACCGAGACCCGGCCCGGTAACATCACCGAGATCACGGAAACCTATTGGGATGGCCGAACAAAATCCGTGATCGGCAGCGGCGTGGTGCCCCGCTTCTACACCTATGGGGTGAACAGTGACGGCAGTACCTGGACCCAGGTGCATAGCGGAAGCGTTGCTTCCCCGGTCTGGGAAAAGACCACAACAGATCTGGCCGGACGGACAGTCAAGACTGAAAAGCCCGGTTATCTGGGCACCGAAACCATAGCGAGCTTTTATAACGATAAAGGCCAGCTGTGGAAAACGAGTACCCTTGGGCTGGCCGATACCCTGTATGTGTACGATGAAGTCGGCAACAGAACTCGTTCAGGTCTGGATATCGACAGCAGCGGAGCTTTGGAAACCGCCTCGGACGACCGGATCAGCGGCAGCGAGACCATGTATACGCTGTATGACGGAGAGTGGTGGATTGAAGAGACCCGGAGCATCTTTGCCGAGTCCGGTTCATCGACAGAGACGGTCACGGGCAGAACCCGCACCCGACTGACCGGGCTGGGAGTAGGCAATCTGGTTTCCGAAACCATGAGTGAAGATATCCACAGTAACGAGACAGTCTCGTCACGGTATATCAACCGGACCTCGCACACAATTACTGAAATCACGGATTATCCCGATTCGGACACAGATGCGGTGCAGGAAAGTATCTACGGCCTGCTGAAATCCTCCACAGATAAGTCAGGCATTACGACCACCTTCCAGTACGACGCCCTGGAGCGACGCACCGGCGTCACTGATCCCCGCACCGGCCAGAGCATCACCCATTACAACGCCTTGGGGCAGGTTGATTACACCGAGGACGCTGCAACAAAGCGAACTGAGTACGGCTATGATCCAATCACAGGCAGAAAATCCTCAGTCACCGACGCGGAGAACCGGACTGTTTACTTTCTTTATGACGATCTCGACCGGGTTACTCACACCTGGGGCGCAACATCGCCTGTCCGCTACGAATACGACGGCTACGGCAGAATGGACACCATGTATACCTGGCGGAGCGGAGGAGAGGGCTGGGATACTCCGCTCTGGCCGTCCGCCAATGATCCCCTGGCCGACATCACCCGTTGGCATTACCACGAGGCCACAGGTCTGCTGGAGTCCAAAGAAGACGCGCAGCATCACCAGACCCTTTACAGCTATATAGAGAACGGAAAACTCTACACCAGGACCTGGGCGCGAAACTCCGCTTCCCTGGTCACCACCTACAGTTATGACTTCAACACCGGCGAACTGACCGGGATTGATTATTCCGACACCACCCCGGATATCGGCTTTACCTATTATCGCACCGGCCAGAGGCACACAGTTGATGATGCAGTCGGCACCCGGACCTTTGTCTATACCCCTGAACTCCAGCCGGATACGGAGACCATCACCGGGCTGATCAGCCGGACGATTACCCGTTCCTATGAAACGACCGGAGTGATCGGCAGAAACACCGGCTTCAACACGGACAGCAGCTATGCCGTCATCTACGGGTACGACAGCACTGGACGCTTCGGAGGTGTTTCCTGGAATGTCGGCACGCACAGCGATACTGTGCAGTACGGCTACGAGCCGAACTCGCACCTGCTGAAAAGCGCAACCTTCGGTACCGGTGCATCAACAGGCTATTCCTACGAAACCCATCGTAACCTGAAAACCTCGGTACTGAATAAATATAACACCGCAACAATTTCACAGTACGATTATACGCATGACGATATAGGGCGTCGGAAAACCATGACGACCTCCGGGGATGCCTTTTCTATCTCCCTGCCTGTTCCGCCGGACCAAAAACTTATTAACACGGGAACCTATACCTCGGTCGGTTACACGGCGAATGATTTGAACCAATACAGCGAGGTGAATACCGACGGATCGGTCGTTAATCCGGCTTATGATGATGACGGCGGCCTCACCGATGACGGAGCCTTCACCTATACCTGGAATGGGGAAAACCGGCTTATTGCAGTCACCCCGAAAAACCCGGCTGTCGGTGACAAAAAACTTGAGTTTCTCTATGATTACATGGGCCGCAGAGCACGAAAAATTACAACCGCCTGGGACGGCTCAACCTGGCAATCTGATGAAACCCGCTTCTTTGTCTACGACGGCTGGAACATGATTGAGGAACTGGACGGAACCGGAGCAACCACGGCAAGCTATGTCCACGGTCTTGATCTGTCGCAAAGTATTCAGGGAGCCGGAGGAATTGGGGGAATTCTTGCCCGTGTTGATCACGGAGCGAGTAAAGCCCATGTTTATCTCTACGATGCTAACGGCAATGTGGGGCAGCTCCTTGATAATTCGAATGGGAGCGTTGCCGCCGCCTACGAGTATGCACCTTTTGGTGGGCTGACTTCCGCTATGGGAAGTTATGCTGAGGTTAACCCCTTCAGATTTTCCACGAAATACGCTGATGATGTTGCCGGGCTGTATTATTACGGGTATCGGTATTATTCGCCCGAGCTCGGCCGGTGGTTGAGCAGGGATCCCATCAAGGAAGATGGTGGGGTTAATTTGTATGGGTTTGTGGGGAATGATGGGGTGAACCGTTTTGATCTACTCGGAAAGAAGGATTATTGGATAGGAGGTGGAGGAGACAAGTATTCACTCCTTGGGTTCGGACCAACAAATTTGATGCGAAAATTGGTCATAGGGCCATACGGAAAAAGTTTTCCTCTTAAGGATGTCTATGGCGGGTACGAAGAAGTAGCTGATATTGTCACTGATATTGAACAGAGATATAAAGAAAAGCCATGTGAGCCGATAAATTTGATTGGACATAGTTATGGGGGGGCGGCAGCAATAGATATTGCTGCAAAACTGAAGTCAAAAAAGATAAAGGTCAATGTGTTAATAACATTGGACCCTGTAGCAGCAATTCCACGATCAAATCCTGATAATTATGAAATATGGGTTAATGTTTATCAGGATCAAACGCTTGTCGATATAGTTGCTACAATACCTCTGGTAGGTCAGGCGTTAGGGAGCATAGGGAGCTTATTAGCCATGCCTTTTGAAAGTCATGATATATCGGATAGTATTGCAACAACTGGGAGTCAGCTTGGCAGTCAGTCTGGTGCTATCAATATTGAAAGGGGATACCATCACGGGGAGGCACATAAATTTTTCCTGGATGCTTTGAAAAAAATTCCAACTGAAATTCGGCAGCGTACAGTAATGCCAAGCAATAAGTAG
- a CDS encoding RHS repeat-associated core domain-containing protein — protein sequence MCPTLIFSKSATFASGALVTNSYEPHRNLKTSVLNKYNTTTISQYDYTHDNIGRRKTMTTSGDAFSISLPVPPDQKLVNTGTYTSVGYTANDLNQYTSVETNGAAASPAYDNDGGLTDDGTFTYTWNGENRLITITPKTPTVGEKKLAFLYDYMGRRARKITTAWDGSTWQADETCFFAYDGWNLIEELDGTGAVTASYVYGLDLSQSLQDAGGIGGILARVDHGTDKVHLYFYDANGNVGQLIDTADGSVVAAYEYAPFGGLTSVMGSYAEVNPFRFSSKYADDTTGLYYYGYRYYSPELGRWLSRDPVGEDGGLNLYGFVGNSPLVYFDPYGMSVWGDLGSFAKGAGESAGNMIYEPLATAYDLEQIIIYTIIADPGKFSPTSSIGKAGMAGSGTGKILGSMAAGVVMVPVEYVEAVISGDPKRIGAATFNLEAFLYGGLKGKLNASVKTFVTTQAKSFIKGCKKSCSFLIRREGYISKRKVRVNLGGEGEIPGVINQQGSWAANPSWKSSRGGKTVQQLQDEGHQFVISDNSQLPFKNGSVDEVITNSVPIDTPDTWLGPSIKSIEIRRILKDNGQWINNGVAQ from the coding sequence ATGTGTCCTACTCTCATTTTCTCCAAATCTGCGACCTTTGCTTCAGGTGCTTTGGTCACCAACTCCTACGAGCCCCACCGTAATCTGAAAACTTCTGTACTGAATAAATATAACACCACAACAATTTCACAGTACGACTATACCCATGACAATATAGGCCGCCGAAAAACCATGACGACCTCCGGGGATGCCTTTTCCATCTCCCTGCCGGTCCCGCCGGATCAGAAGCTCGTCAACACGGGAACCTATACCTCTGTCGGCTACACGGCGAATGATCTGAATCAGTATACCTCCGTGGAGACGAACGGGGCAGCGGCCAGCCCGGCGTATGATAACGACGGCGGCCTCACCGATGACGGAACCTTCACCTATACCTGGAACGGAGAGAACCGGCTCATCACCATTACCCCGAAAACCCCGACTGTCGGTGAGAAGAAACTTGCGTTTCTTTATGATTATATGGGCCGCAGAGCGCGGAAAATTACAACTGCCTGGGACGGCTCAACCTGGCAAGCTGATGAAACCTGCTTCTTTGCCTACGATGGCTGGAATCTGATTGAGGAACTGGACGGAACCGGAGCTGTTACGGCGAGTTACGTCTACGGCCTTGATCTTTCGCAGAGCCTTCAGGACGCTGGCGGTATCGGCGGTATCCTCGCCCGTGTTGATCACGGAACAGATAAGGTTCACCTCTATTTCTACGATGCCAACGGTAATGTGGGACAGTTGATTGATACTGCGGATGGAAGTGTTGTTGCTGCCTACGAATATGCGCCCTTCGGTGGACTGACATCCGTTATGGGAAGTTATGCCGAGGTTAATCCTTTCAGGTTTAGCTCAAAGTATGCCGATGATACGACAGGACTGTATTACTACGGCTACCGCTACTATTCCCCTGAGCTTGGCCGGTGGTTGAGCAGAGATCCGGTGGGAGAAGATGGCGGGTTGAATTTGTATGGGTTTGTGGGGAACTCTCCTCTCGTATATTTTGACCCGTATGGGATGTCAGTCTGGGGCGATTTAGGCAGTTTTGCTAAAGGGGCCGGAGAAAGTGCTGGCAATATGATTTATGAACCACTGGCAACGGCTTATGACCTTGAACAGATAATTATTTATACTATTATAGCGGACCCAGGTAAATTTAGTCCTACCAGCTCTATTGGTAAAGCTGGTATGGCGGGTTCCGGCACCGGTAAAATTTTAGGCAGTATGGCTGCTGGCGTTGTGATGGTACCGGTAGAATATGTTGAAGCTGTGATTTCAGGTGATCCCAAACGAATTGGTGCTGCCACGTTTAACCTTGAAGCCTTTCTCTATGGCGGATTGAAGGGTAAGCTGAACGCATCTGTAAAGACCTTTGTTACCACTCAGGCAAAAAGTTTTATTAAAGGGTGCAAGAAGTCCTGTTCTTTTCTTATTAGAAGAGAAGGCTATATTTCAAAAAGAAAAGTGCGGGTAAACCTTGGTGGTGAAGGGGAAATTCCGGGAGTTATAAATCAGCAAGGATCATGGGCGGCAAATCCAAGCTGGAAAAGTAGCCGAGGAGGAAAAACAGTTCAGCAGCTTCAAGATGAGGGGCATCAATTTGTCATTAGTGATAATTCACAATTGCCATTTAAAAATGGCTCAGTAGATGAGGTCATTACTAATAGTGTACCTATTGATACTCCCGATACTTGGTTAGGACCAAGTATTAAATCAATTGAAATAAGAAGGATACTGAAAGATAATGGGCAGTGGATAAATAACGGTGTTGCCCAGTAA